Proteins found in one Takifugu rubripes chromosome 17, fTakRub1.2, whole genome shotgun sequence genomic segment:
- the gprin3b gene encoding G protein-regulated inducer of neurite outgrowth 3, translated as MGSNPKRTVTVQMVPVADTLGNKEPNANWSKESNSRLSQVCVNPTLTSPDLHRDGVSLNASPTDATPHPRVSTSAVSELGVGALSQKPGGETESELVTGGAQQMSVTSQSGSEAGGGPRDSNANMKMLRLDDEKEICGAAVPSAVSASKVNEQGRDCSVSAAKEERLPVREDNNKYVSPKIGNLNQPPELRDAPIQQQRDDEKKTSVPVNKDCAVPHMLREPDHINSCPKISPRETPNSMAHPAAPLGSRTASSDAKGPQTGLANKNSVPPETNLPPVTKPTVSSDKTQSVSPQMDASTPPPAKQNMAACGQVAADVIQLHTAVSNGQQHHCKQYREASTMTFPASSTPVKQHHDMEVQAVANTCSKAVATSPSLLPFSLSRRQSGGDTTREEEQSVAVVYQAAPGVVQHQHVRSSDTKSERINVEAKMCTKQNISSDAKDSATSRCNTRPVYQISIDQSNPTEQGEPGSSRVQVQAPAVKTVTTEALRSGAPQQTPAATKASSADSNKAAACQAVAAVAGPERAPTTTSTTTVNAASKSGVPKNKAGRPEEKSGAKVLPKEAKSNRRNVEPERKEEENQQSGKERGKSVHDVVWDEQGMTWEVYGASVDPESLGFAIQSHLQCKIKEQERKLMAQTSIRKSVPGVDSPRHRRKSKRRQPNIFRSMLQNVRRPNCCARPPPSSVLE; from the coding sequence ATGGGAAGTAACCCAAAAAGGACAGTGACGGTCCAGATGGTGCCTGTGGCGGACACGCTGGGCAATAAAGAACCGAATGCAAACTGGAGTAAAGAGTCCAACTCCAGACTTTCCCAAGTTTGCGTCAACCCCACGCTCACATCTCCTGACCTCCACCGTGACGGCGTGTCCCTGAACGCCTCTCCCACGGACGCAACCCCACACCCTCGTGTATCGACCTCCGCTGTGTCTGAATTGGGCGTCGGGGCTCTTTCCCAGAAACCAGGAGGTGAGACAGAATCGGAGCTTGTTACAGGTGGAGCGCAACAAATGTCTGTAACAAGCCAATCTGGGAGTGAGGCGGGAGGTGGCCCCAGGGATTCTAACGCTAATATGAAGATGTTACGCCTGGATGATGAAAAGGAAATCTGTGGGGCCGCAGTGCCGTCTGCTGTTTCAGCCTCAAAGGTCAACGAGCAGGGTAGAGACTGTAGCGTAAGTGCAGCGAAGGAAGAGCGTCTCCCAGTCAGGGAGGACAATAACAAGTACGTTTCTCCTAAAATTGGAAATCTTAATCAACCCCCTGAGTTACGGGACGCCCCGATTCAGCAACAGCGAGatgatgaaaagaaaacctCGGTCCCCGTAAACAAGGACTGCGCTGTTCCTCACATGCTTCGGGAGCCAGATCACATAAACAGCTGCCCAAAAATCAGCCCACGGGAGACACCTAACTCTATGGCGCATCCTGCAGCACCGCTGGGCTCCAGGACAGCCTCATCGGACGCCAAAGGGCCACAGACGGGGCTCGCAAATAAGAATTCAGTACCCCCAGAGACAAATTTACCGCCTGTTACGAAACCAACAGTCTCTTCAGATAAGACTCAGTCAGTGTCTCCACAGATGGACGCCTCTACTCCGCCGCCAGCTAAACAAAACATGGCGGCATGTGGACAGGTGGCTGCGGATGTCATCCAGCTGCACACGGCCGTCTCCAATGGGCAGCAGCACCATTGCAAGCAGTACAGGGAAGCGTCCACCATGACCTTTCCCGCATCATCCACCCCGGTCAAACAGCATCACGATATGGAGGTCCAGGCCGTGGCTAACACGTGCAGCAAAGCCGTGGCCACAAGTCCGAGCCTGTTGCCCTTCTCTTTGAGCCGCAGGCAGAGCGGCGGTGACACGaccagggaggaggagcagagcgtgGCTGTGGTCTACCAGGCAGCCCCAGGCGTAGTTCAACATCAGCACGTAAGATCCTCCGATACAAAGTCAGAAAGGATCAACGTTGAGGCCAAGATGTGCACGAAACAAAACATCAGCTCAGACGCGAAAGACTCCGCCACCAGTCGCTGCAACACTCGGCCTGTCTATCAAATCAGCATTGATCAGAGCAACCCGACGGAGCAAGGAGAGCCTGGCAGTAGTAGAGTACAAGTTCAGGCCCCTGCAGTCAAAACAGTCACTACAGAAGCTCTCAGATCAGGAGCTCCTCAACAGACACCTGCTGCTACCAAGGCTTCATCTGCAGACAGCAACAAGGCAGCGGCGTGTCAGGCTGTAGCCGCCGTAGCTGGGCCCGAGCGGGCTCCCACAACTACGTCAACTACAACAGTAAACGCCGCTTCCAAGTCAGGCGTCCCGAAAAACAAGGCTGGACGTCCTGAAGAAAAATCTGGAGCTAAAGTCCTGCCGAAGGAGGCGAAGTCTAACAGGCGGAACGTTGAGCCGGAGcgaaaggaggaagagaatcAACAGtcagggaaggagagaggaaagagcgTCCACGACGTCGTCTGGGACGAGCAAGGGATGACCTGGGAGGTGTACGGCGCCTCCGTGGACCCGGAATCCCTCGGGTTTGCCATCCAGAGCCACCTGCAGTGCAAGATcaaggagcaggagaggaaactGATGGCCCAGACGTCCATCCGCAAGTCGGTCCCTGGCGTCGACTCGCCGCGGCACCGCAGGAAGAGCAAGCGGCGACAGCCGAACATTTTCAGGTCAATGCTGCAAAATGTCAGGCGGCCCAACTGCTGCGCGAGGCCCCCGCCCTCCTCCGTCCTCGAGTAG